The following coding sequences lie in one Crassostrea angulata isolate pt1a10 chromosome 10, ASM2561291v2, whole genome shotgun sequence genomic window:
- the LOC128166934 gene encoding neuronal acetylcholine receptor subunit alpha-6-like, with the protein MKQTLLLSALCIFSSFIFVNGDVASDWIMFYRSIFNQYNKYSFPRVKQSHTVDVTLSYYLNGINNFDEVAGELKTVGFLKVEWKNELARWAEQPGGMSAAITDTMIPISDLWFPPLALVNSVNSLAVLGSSEDLVAVQNTGENVWRPAVILSSSCSTNPLYFPFDTQTCNLTFRAWDHIQSEITLKATDTKVRLDFFSPSEQWELRDTEIISWEREDISYLTFSLKIRRIPLWFVINMAAPIGLLGLLTTFVFLLPIEEGRVGYALGSFLTFSVYLSYIIDSLPRTSDPMSYLTIYIVIQVIMSGSVSCISVFTVKLYMKDEEARIPNYMALCIGFICCKFCSKDEEIEKEKTAAELEEKENDNLGFSPDEENENQQNQESSPQPEELPTSSKFGVPNIKWKPMDADGAEICPDEDRIAFLNVEVPRVGWKMVAKTIDIIFFLGTIAAHTVLAFFFLLPIVIQY; encoded by the coding sequence ATGAAGCAAACACTCTTGCTATCAGCTCTGTGCATTTTTTCCTCGTTTATTTTCGTTAACGGAGATGTTGCCTCGGACTGGATCATGTTCTACAGGAGCATTTTTAACCAATATAACAAGTACAGTTTTCCGAGAGTAAAACAAAGCCATACAGTTGATGTAACCCTCTCTTACTATCTAAATGGCATCAACAACTTTGACGAGGTTGCAGGGGAGTTAAAAACGGTCGGATTTCTGAAAGTTGAATGGAAAAATGAACTTGCCAGATGGGCCGAGCAACCCGGGGGAATGTCAGCCGCCATTACCGATACCATGATTCCCATTTCAGATCTCTGGTTTCCTCCTCTCGCTCTCGTCAACTCAGTCAATTCTCTTGCTGTGCTTGGATCATCCGAAGATTTGGTCGCGGTTCAGAATACCGGAGAGAATGTGTGGCGACCTGCCGTTATTCTGTCCTCTTCGTGCTCCACAAATCCGCTTTATTTTCCTTTTGATACCCAGACCTGTAACTTGACTTTCCGAGCTTGGGATCACATCCAATCGGAAATCACTCTTAAAGCTACAGATACAAAAGTGAGACTGGACTTTTTCTCTCCAAGTGAGCAATGGGAGTTGAGGGATACGGAGATAATATCGTGGGAGCGAGAAGACATCTCTTATCTAACATTTTCATTGAAGATACGAAGAATCCCTCTTTGGTTTGTTATAAACATGGCGGCACCTATAGGATTATTAGGGCTTCTGACCACTTTTGTCTTTTTACTTCCAATCGAGGAGGGTCGTGTCGGATACGCATTGGGTTCTTTTCTGACATTTTCTGTCTATCTATCGTATATCATAGACAGTTTACCTAGGACTTCGGACCCCATGTCCTATCTGACAATATACATTGTTATTCAGGTAATAATGAGCGGAAGTGTGTCGTGCATATCCGTATTTACCGTTAAACTCTACATGAAAGATGAAGAGGCAAGAATCCCGAACTACATGGCGCTCTGTATCGGCTTTATCTGCTGTAAATTCTGTTCAAAGGACGAAGAGATTGAGAAAGAGAAAACAGCAGCCGAACTTGAAGAAAAGGAAAATGATAACTTAGGGTTTTCTCCGGACGAAGAAAATGaaaaccaacaaaatcaagagTCATCACCACAGCCGGAAGAACTACCGACGAGTTCGAAATTTGGCGTTCCAAACATTAAGTGGAAACCCATGGACGCAGACGGCGCCGAAATCTGTCCGGACGAAGATCGCATCGCATTTCTCAACGTGGAAGTCCCGAGAGTTGGATGGAAAATGGTTGCAAAAACTATCGATATTATCTTTTTCTTGGGTACAATCGCAGCACATACCGTCCTCGCCTTCTTTTTCCTGTTGCCAATTGTTATAcaatattaa
- the LOC128166951 gene encoding acetylcholine receptor subunit alpha-like — MADKWLSVLIAVSFLCFVSANTPEKFRTWLQAEPFKSYNRRIFPRLIQTENVTVTIKYYLIAITGFDEISGQMDTVGYMKVNWNTELLTWNSTDIPVITLPQDNFWLPSLVVANSVTSLFEVGHPSYPVRIENNGDCEWTVGIVAKTACAVDVSYYPFDIQTCKVTLNPWGFTDNQIYLTSNQDSIDLTHYMENVQWELSNSTIETKSVSSTSFLHFTIVMKRRPGYFVINIVIPILILGLLNGMVFILPVDSGERVGFAITAFLTFAVFLTMVSANLPRAAEPMSLLCYFLTLMLVLSALSCVITIMTLRVYHQDEDTVVPRWLRHVVSFLNFEKFKKWCCSSKKSKNSVGADDDSDDDDFDENALPVKKGFDDNKSETSSEETKEEEDDTLHITWRKVGKTLDMFFFGLFVLGTCVIAAFFLDQLWKPTIVLSNSVESLKELGDKSYRIRIDNDGNHEWQVGIVSKTACSIDITYYPFDKQSCNITFNPWGYTIDQIDFITPDMSVDLTHYQENVEWTIGSTLVAKEVKDNSVYINFVLNLERKPGYFIVNMIIPILILSLLNGLVFLLPADSGERVGYAITAFLTFAVFLSMVADNLPKASEPMSMLCYFLTLMLCLSAVSTIVTIFVLRVHHQHEESEVPKYLRHIIAFIKCDKCKKLCCPEDTLKEINPDDEEEEDDDDDELKNRDDTLYITWKVAARVLDYFFFLFFLGSTSAITFFFLIPLALAA; from the exons ATGGCGGACAAATGGCTTTCTGTCCTAATTGCCGTGAGTTTTCTTTGCTTTGTTTCCGCCAACACCCCGGAGAAATTCAGAACGTGGCTACAAGCCGAACCTTTCAAGTCCTATAATAGACGTATTTTCCCTCGACTTATTCAGACTGAAAATGTTACAGTCACCATCAAGTATTATCTCATCGCCATTACGGGCTTTGACGAGATTTCCGGACAGATGGATACAGTGGGTTATATGAAGGTTAACTGGAATACCGAGCTCTTGACGTGGAATTCTACCGACATCCCTGTCATCACTTTGCCGCAGGACAATTTCTGGCTTCCATCTTTGGTAGTTGCCAACTCCGTGACCTCACTTTTTGAGGTTGGTCATCCTAGTTACCCGGTGCGAATTGAGAACAATGGAGACTGTGAGTGGACAGTAGGAATTGTGGCAAAGACGGCGTGTGCTGTAGATGTTTCGTACTATCCCTTTGACATACAAACCTGTAAAGTCACCCTGAATCCATGGGGATTCACTGATAACCAG ATTTACCTGACGTCTAATCAAGATTCAATCGACCTGACGCATTACATGGAGAACGTCCAATGGGAACTTTCCAATTCTACAATCGAAACAAAATCCGTCAGCAGTACGtctttcttacattttacaATCGTTATGAAGAGGCGGCCTGGCTACTTTGTTATCAATATCGTAATCCCTATTCTAATTCTCGGGCTTCTCAACGGCATGGTTTTTATATTGCCTGTGGACTCCGGGGAAAGGGTCGGGTTCGCGATTACAGCTTTCCTTACTTTTGCCGTGTTTCTGACTATGGTGTCTGCGAACTTACCGCGGGCTGCCGAGCCCATGTCCCTCCTGTGCTACTTTCTGACGCTGATGTTGGTTTTGAGTGCCCTGTCCTGTGTTATTACGATCATGACGCTCAGAGTTTATCACCAAGACGAGGACACAGTTGTCCCGAGGTGGCTCAGACACGTGGTTTCTTTCCTGAATTTTGAAAAGTTCAAGAAGTGGTGTTGCTCCTCTAAAAAGAGTAAAAACTCGGTCGGTGCCGACGACGACTCCGATGATGACGATTTTGACGAAAACGCACTTCCGGTCAAGAAGGGTTTTGATGACAATAAGTCGGAGACATCTTCTGAGGAAACGAAAGAAGAAGAGGACGACACACTTCATATTACGTGGCGGAAAGTTGGGAAGACGCTAGACATGTTCTTTTTCGGGCTGTTCGTTCTCGGTACCTGTGTTATTGCTGCATTCTTCTTG GACCAGTTGTGGAAGCCCACCATTGTCCTCTCCAACTCAGTGGAATCTCTCAAGGAGCTCGGAGACAAGAGTTACCGGATCCGTATAGATAACGACGGCAACCACGAGTGGCAGGTGGGAATTGTATCAAAGACAGCGTGTTCCATTGACATTACCTACTACCCCTTTGACAAACAGTCCTGTAATATAACTTTCAATCCGTGGGGCTATACCATAGACCAG ATCGATTTCATCACCCCCGACATGTCTGTAGACTTGACTCACTATCAAGAAAACGTGGAGTGGACCATTGGCAGCACATTGGTTGCTAAAGAAGTGAAAGACAACTCTGTCTATATCAACTTTGTTCTGAACCTGGAGAGGAAACCCGGTTACTTTATAGTCAACATGATCATCCCTATCCTTATCCTCAGTCTCCTGAATGGGCTGGTGTTTCTGCTGCCAGCAGACTCGGGTGAACGCGTCGGATACGCCATAACGGCCTTTCTGACGTTTGCTGTCTTCCTTTCAATGGTCGCTGATAACCTTCCGAAAGCGTCCGAGCCCATGTCCATGCTCTGTTACTTCCTGACCCTGATGTTGTGTCTGAGCGCTGTGTCCACCATTGTGACCATCTTTGTTCTCCGAGTTCATCACCAGCACGAGGAGTCAGAAGTCCCGAAATACCTGCGCCACATCATTGCATTCATCAAATGTGATAAATGCAAAAAGTTGTGCTGTCCCGAAGACACTCTTAAAGAGATAAATCCTGATGATGAAGAGGAGGAAGATGATGACGATGACGAACTTAAGAACCGGGATGATACCCTATACATTACGTGGAAAGTGGCTGCTAGGGTTCTGGACTACttcttctttctcttttttctaGGGTCAACATCGGCTATCACTTTCTTTTTCCTCATTCCACTTGCGCTGGctgcatga
- the LOC128166950 gene encoding uncharacterized protein LOC128166950, giving the protein MGQNRFVCGLLFLLVWVTVVNTNSTVPTCSICQAIQKPNLGHVKLLFEDLFTHNNEYSNLVFPHEDQLATIKVNMKFALYSIPEFDEVGGTLSVIGRLKMAWFDHFVIEKYVPQRHVLEAINIAQDDIWLPPITVFNSVESLTPVGHSGYEVTVTLTNGYIQWEIGVVTKTGCTVVATDYPFDTQYCTISFTPWGYSNSEVSIITDEENINLEDFIENEEWAVLESTQELSVAANRSIISYHLTLKRRPVFFIVNMMVPVILLGMLNSLCFVLPIDSGERVGFATNVFLTFAVYLTILSSELPVSSPLSIMSYYVAAMLSVSSVTTLIAIFTIQVSIYDPNEKIPTILVYIVAFITCRVCRKRYRRMGLRRHQTFEKTPLEDDGRDPAAAGEVTDEDDDDEDDIEKYRFGVSWLVVGKTLDKIFFLLFASGTLAVSGYFLDEVWKPPITVFNSVTALNAIGDPNYYVRIHVLDSGAKADMEWFPGIVTQTACNVDVSNYPWDIQQCTVDFTPWGYHPEEIDFNLTSNQVDTSKFQGSDIWEIKSSAVSHEVIGNSSFAKYTLQLARKPNFFLIYLVLPIELLSLLNVVVFILPADSGERVGYSVTAFLTFAVYVTIVSDNLPKTSSPMSIFAYFMITMLMISAFICFVTIMSLRAYIRDTEDPVPRWVIRAIGIAYCRCCCSKKNEKNEAEEETATKRPPTPKNRVIKVDTDNSKGRWAKLKEQTLPKNRVSPTTMEEIEDVSDDDFSSDSESDEEEEMEWSEVGAAIDVVCICTFLFMIVMASVAFLTPLATSRM; this is encoded by the exons ATGGGACAGAACAGATTTGTGTGTGGATTACTTTTCCTCCTGGTTTGGGTTACGGTGGTCAATACAAATTCAACAGTGCCGACGTGTTCTATCTGTCAGGCCATACAGAAACCTAATTTGGGTCACGTAAAGTTGCTCTTTGAAGACTTGTTCACACACAACAACGAATACAGCAATTTAGTATTCCCCCATGAAGACCAGCTCGCTACTATCAAAGTCAACATGAAATTCGCTTTATATTCGATTCCAGAGTTTGATGAAGTCGGAGGAACGCTTAGCGTGATAGGCCGTCTGAAAATGGCTTGGTTTGACCACTTCGTTATTGAAAAATACGTACCACAAAGACACGTTCTGGAAGCAATAAACATTGCACAGGATGACATCTGGCTCCCGCCAATTACCGTGTTCAACTCCGTGGAATCGCTAACTCCTGTCGGACATTCTGGCTACGAAGTGACCGTTACCCTCACCAATGGTTATATTCAGTGGGAGATTGGCGTGGTGACCAAAACTGGCTGTACAGTGGTGGCAACTGACTATCCTTTTGACACTCAATATTGCACGATTTCGTTCACTCCTTGGGGGTATTCAAACAGTGAAGTATCCATTATTACGGACGAAGAGAATATCAACCTGGaagatttcattgaaaatgaagaGTGGGCCGTACTTGAGTCGACGCAAGAACTTTCAGTGGCCGCAAATCGCTCCATCATCAGTTACCACTTGACACTCAAACGTAGACCTGTATTTTTCATCGTCAACATGATGGTCCCAGTCATCTTGTTAGGGATGTTGAACAGTCTCTGCTTTGTTCTTCCTATTGACTCCGGTGAGCGAGTTGGCTTTGCAACCAATGTTTTCCTCACATTCGCTGTGTATTTGACCATTCTTTCCTCAGAACTTCCGGTATCTAGCCCTCTATCGATAATGAGTTACTACGTGGCCGCCATGTTGTCCGTGAGTAGCGTCACTACTCTAATCGCCATATTTACGATCCAGGTCTCCATCTACGATCCCAACGAAAAGATACCCACCATACTTGTGTATATTGTTGCTTTTATCACGTGCCGTGTCTGCCGTAAGCGCTACCGTCGGATGGGATTGCGGCGTCATCAGACGTTCGAAAAAACACCGCTGGAAGACGATGGGAGGGATCCAGCGGCTGCCGGCGAAGTCActgatgaagatgatgatgatgaagatgacATTGAGAAGTATAGATTCGGTGTCTCGTGGTTGGTGGTCGGTAAAACGCTGGACAAAATTTTCTTCTTGTTGTTTGCTTCCGGAACTCTTGCTGTGTCGGGGTACTTCTTA GATGAAGTCTGGAAACCCCCAATTACGGTTTTCAATTCCGTAACCGCTTTGAATGCTATAGGAGATCCTAACTATTATGTGCGGATTCATGTACTAGACTCCGGAGCCAAGGCAGATATGGAGTGGTTCCCGGGAATTGTGACACAGACTGCTTGCAATGTGGATGTATCCAACTATCCCTGGGACATCCAACAGTGTACCGTCGATTTCACGCCGTGGGGATACCACCCTGAGGAAATCGACTTTAACCTGACATCAAACCAGGTAGACACATCCAAGTTTCAAGGAAGCGATATATGGGAAATCAAGTCTTCCGCTGTCTCTCATGAGGTTATTGGTAATTCTAGTTTTGCCAAATACACGTTACAGTTGGCAAGAAAGCCTAATTTCTTTCTTATATACCTCGTGCTACCAATTGAACTTCTTTCTCTGCTAAACGTGGTAGTTTTCATCCTCCCTGCAGATTCCGGTGAGCGGGTCGGTTACTCTGTCACAGCTTTTCTGACTTTCGCCGTATATGTTACTATCGTTTCAGACAACCTTCCGAAAACATCGAGCCCGATGTCTATCTTTGCCTACTTCATGATAACCATGTTAATGATCAGTGCATTCATTTGCTTCGTGACTATAATGTCCCTTCGTGCTTATATCCGCGACACCGAGGACCCTGTGCCGAGGTGGGTAATACGAGCAATTGGCATTGCTTACTGTCGTTGCTGCTGCTCAAAGAAGAATGAAAAGAACGAAGCTGAAGAAGAAACGGCCACTAAAAGACCACCAACGCCAAAGAACAGAGTTATAAAGGTCGACACGGACAATTCCAAAGGAAGGTGGGCCAAACTGAAAGAACAAACATTGCCGAAGAACAGAGTTTCTCCGACAACGATGGAGGAAATTGAAGATGTAAGCGATGATGACTTTTCGAGCGACAGCGAATCTGATGAAGAAGAAGAGATGGAATGGTCTGAAGTAGGCGCCGCCATCGATGTCGTGTGTATTTGTACGTTCCTTTTCATGATTGTCATGGCTTCAGTGGCCTTCCTAACTCCCCTTGCTACATCCAGAATGTGA